ATTTGAGACGTTTGGAAACAGCAATCAGGACACCACCACCTATCTGTCTGGCACTGTTATTAGCATTTCTATCGCTTCTATAGATTGCGTATTTGTCACAGATTACTTGCTGCGAAAGTATGGTATCATCAAGCCATGTTTCTGTGAGAACAATAATATCATGATCAAGCTCACTAGAAGCAATGTACACATCCTCAAGTTTAGTGCGTAGTCCATGAACGTTTTGGTAATAAATGCTAAGGTCATTATTCGTCATTGTTCGTCCTTGATTATTACGGCAGGCGACCCCTGTAGGATTGACATGATAGTCATGcgattgtgtgagtgtagtgtCCGTTCTATGGCGAtggctttgttttatttttcgaaaCACATTCACTTCAATGTCCTATCCCTCATCCTCCGAATGTCCATCATTTTCCTTGAAAGGTGCAACGACACATTTTTGGATCCCaatagctgtgtgtgtgtgtgattagcAATTGCCGGAATTGCTCACGCGATCGATTGTAAAGTCCATGTATATGAGGTACAGCATTATGAAATTTAATCGTACCTGTCAGTTGGTAGTAGGATTAGACCATCGGGATTTGGACATTTCGATGAACCCTAGCTTTATAAACAGTGTTCTTGAAGCTGTGTTTGCATCCAGAATGTATGCGATAACCTCGGATCCGCCGGCGTTAACGTCTTCGTCTTCCAGAGCCTCTATCCACCTTGTCACCCAGGCCTTAACCAGCACCGACGCTAGACCGCGCTGTCGATGGGCTGGTTGGATGTAGAGATGGGCCAGCGCACCGTACTCGTTCGTCAGTATCCATCCAGCGAGATGCTTCTTTTGCCCATCGACTGCTTGCATACGCTCTGTCAACGCGAGTCCACCGTTAAGTCGAAACAGTGAGCAATAGTATTCCTCCGAACCTGCAAATCGATGAGGCCAGGTGGCGTTCACTTCAGCAGCGTGTGACTCATCCAACGCTAGCATCTCGTAACCATCTGGAACGCTGAGTATTTTGAAAGGAGAAGCGGAAATGTAGCTTTATGTAATAACGCATCTCTAACATCGCTTACATACCTGTGTTTCATTGCCTTAGCTGTCTCTCGGGGCAGTCGAAAGAAGGTCGAATTGCGGAATATTAAATGAGGTGCATTTTGCTGCAGCACACTCTGTACCATTGGATAGTGGTCCAGCGCAACACAGCTGAATGCGGGATCGCTCTTCCAGTTGATGTAGGCCGTCTTCTCGAGCGCATGTTTCAATGATGACAGATCATCGCGCTGAGTCCAGAACACTACCGTCGGACACTATTCGCATTCAGTTGGATTACCCCGAATAGGACATCCCATTATATCAATGACATTTTTATCTTCGCAGAAAGAATGGATGGGCTGTTGAATATCTTACCTTTTCTGCTTCGGTAATTGCCACAAACGTTCCCATAGCTGTCAGCTCCTCCCGATCGGATGTCGCCAGCGTGAAGAATCGTTTCCATACTATAGCCGAAACGGTCCATGCTTTCGTTGAGCTTTGACGAATCTTTTCACACCACCGAAGATGCGTATCGATGAAGAGAAACGGCGCCAATGTGCCAGGAAGACCACGACGGTAGCATTCGCGCAACAAGCTTATCTCGTCCTCGCGCAAACAGCGCAGGGGATCAGGTGACGTTAGTGCTGTGGTTGGATGGTGTGCTTCCATTCCGGTGACGTGCGTTGGACTGGACAGCGACTGTTCATTGAAGTGGTCAACCGAGTACTGAATCGCGTATCCCATTATCAACACAAACATTCGCACAATACTCTCGTTTGTTCAGTCGAGAGTACTTTTTTTAGATGCTGGAGAGCATAGACGATTACTTCGAAGCACACGTACATCTAATCATtgtcgttttgtgtgtgtgtaggatcATCTTGAGAGTGTTTGTAATATGTTCCTGTAATGTAATGTTTCAGTAATCGCCAATTAATGCACTAGTGTGTTTGCAAATGCTCCAtatatttgccttttttacaTGCTTCTCGTCGTTGTATTGTTTCGTCGCGATTGTCATCGCCATTTTTATACTTCTTTAAATGGATTCAATTTAGACACCACACGAACAATTTATATTGTGCAATCaaacccaacaacaacaacaacaacaaaaacactactTGCTTTCGTTTCTCTGCAGGAAGGTGCTGACTTCTTCAGCTACTACGACGAGGAGCTGAACGACGAGACAATTCAGATAGCAGAGGTTTGGAACTATGTTTTTCCCTCGATTCCACTTGCGTT
This is a stretch of genomic DNA from Anopheles merus strain MAF chromosome 2R, AmerM5.1, whole genome shotgun sequence. It encodes these proteins:
- the LOC121589305 gene encoding uncharacterized protein LOC121589305 — encoded protein: MEAHHPTTALTSPDPLRCLREDEISLLRECYRRGLPGTLAPFLFIDTHLRWCEKIRQSSTKAWTVSAIVWKRFFTLATSDREELTAMGTFVAITEAEKCPTVVFWTQRDDLSSLKHALEKTAYINWKSDPAFSCVALDHYPMVQSVLQQNAPHLIFRNSTFFRLPRETAKAMKHSVPDGYEMLALDESHAAEVNATWPHRFAGSEEYYCSLFRLNGGLALTERMQAVDGQKKHLAGWILTNEYGALAHLYIQPAHRQRGLASVLVKAWVTRWIEALEDEDVNAGGSEVIAYILDANTASRTLFIKLGFIEMSKSRWSNPTTN